Sequence from the Erythrolamprus reginae isolate rEryReg1 chromosome Z, rEryReg1.hap1, whole genome shotgun sequence genome:
aggtcccacagagtggatcttctccggttcctgtcaactaaacaatgtcgcttggcgggacccaggggaagagccttctctgtggcggccccggccctctggaaccaactcccccccagagattagaattgcccccaccctccttgcctttcgcaagctacttaaaacccacctctgccgtcaggcatgggggaattgagaccctctttccccctaggcctttacaattctatgcatggtatgtatgtatgtatggtttttatattaatgggttttttaatcgtttttagtattggattattattgtacactgttttattgttactgttggccgctccgagtctccggagaggggcggcatacaaatccaataaataattaaatatatatatatgtaattctctgccttgcaaggcaaaggttgaaggttcaagtcccagtgggtatggctagctgatgaggccaaaataaggccgaaatagatctatcctagtctcccttaattttcaaattcaggaaaaaaaacatgcgacacatacagatagaattgtcgactatcaataaaattaactgccttggaaatggccctgggttgggccaagaggcaaataaggagctgtgatgttccttcaatacaccagggtgattcgacaccaAAATATGTAAACCCTTCCCTggggtgcagagctgaagggattggatactgtagcctagagcagtgtttcccaaccttttttgagccgcagcacattattcatattttcaaaatcctggggaacattgaaagggggggcgagggggggggttaaaaaaagtttggacaaaaagccctctcttcctccctttcgctctatttctccctctttctctcttttccttccttcccttctttctctctctccatccctctttctttcttcctcttttttgctctttctctctccctccttcccttcctctatgtctttctctctctcttgctatctctttcttgcttgcgccagcatgtacgacgtccagcagcacgtccaaccgccaccgtcagggctcccgcttgcagtcagctgagagagagagagctccctctcgccgccgccatctccccgcgactgcctgcggccgctgcagccacccccacccgcactcccaccgccagtgccctcccgccgggccacaaaggacacttgccgctgacgccagggaagctccagctgggcggggcgctgccggtgcctccgtcctggggctcccactcgcagctgtcccccggctcctgcctgatgccgcggtttctggcgctctcctgctgggccccaaagaaggaaggcgggaagaatgaagctctccttcttcctgccttccttctttggggcccagcaggagcgccgaaaaccgcggcatcgaacAGCAGctgagggacagctgcgagcaggagctccaggtcggcaccggcagcgccccacccagctggagcttccctaggagcttcgcgacacacctgaccggttgggaaacgctggcctagaggataattctctgccttacaaggcaaagattgcaggttcaagtcccagtgagtatggctagctgatgaggccaaaataaggccgaaatagatctatcctagtctcccttaattttcaaattcagcaaaaaaaaaagtgacacacacacacacacattttaacatttttgctACATGCTAATTTTTTCCTATTATTTACATatctagaataaaataaaaaataaaatataattataaaaataatttatggaCATTATTGACCGTTAACTCCACTAATGTTTTAGTAAAGTCATGCAATGATTTTTTTGAAATTTAGGTTATGATCAATTCATATTTCTAAACTAGTTTAGGAAACCACTCTTATTTcaaatgttttaataaaaattaccTCCTCCATAGTTGTCATATCCGCCACCGTAGCCCCCACCCTGGTTGCCGTACCCAGGTCCTCCTCCACCGtatccacctcttcctcctccataaCCAGGACTGCCTCCAAAATTACCACCTGTTATAATATAAGGCTACGTAAATACACTTGTAACATAACTATCTACATAAAATGAAACCGTCTTCAAATAGTAATTACATGATCATAATATGGGAACTCATTGACTATGAAACAATTTGGAACTTTTATTGGAAATTTCCAAATAAACGAAGAGGGCTTTCACTCTTAGTAATTTCTTTTTAATCTTGCTTTCAACTAGAAATAATTTAACACAAAATAACTTCTGACCAAGAGGTTTGGCTGCAAGCCTAGCTTTGAGTTGGTGCTTTCCTCACATATTTTGCTGTGTCAAATCCATTgtcatttatagtatttttaCACCCACATACCATTGGTTagttaaataaatgtattttgatCAGAAATAATTACATCCATATTATACTTTTTTCATATATTGATTGAAGTTAGTTTATGTAAGGAGTGTCTATGCCTTGGTTAAACAATGCATCAATTATTGATTGCtggaatattttaaatatgtgatatatattatGATATGGCAATACTTATAAAGTACATTAATTTGGATACCTTCAAATGAGCCTTGACTTCTAGCACATGGACCAGTCCATGCAATTTTCTTGGAAACATTCCAAGTTGGTTACAGTTTGCTTTCTCCCTAGGGTTGACtctgaatgactggcccaaagtcatctggCTGGCTTTATGCCTAGGTCAGGACTATAATTGTTTCCTGCCTCAACTAAGCCAAACTAGATCTCAATCAGTATTTACATATGTATAAAACTGAACAGAATGTAGAAGAATTATCAAATTATATTAGACAATATGTGAATGGCCTTCAATAAATTTtaggaaaaaatattattatccATATTTAATACTTGGACGTCCCAATATTTACATACTAGTTAATTTTTACATGCAAACAAAACAGCCATTAAATAATTTGTAGTATTAATATAAATGATGCttctatttcattattatttaaaaatcatttcaatatctttttaaaaaatcagtaaacTAACCTCCAGGTCCCCCTCCATATCCATTGTACCCATCACCAAAGCCACGACCACCTCCATAGCTATCTGTGGAAGAAACCATTTTTAAATTGCCTTCATTGTAAGTCAGATTCTTATAAAATATTCAAAGTTTGTTTGATTGCCAGGATTTACTTTTAACTGTTAATTTTATGAAGTCCTGAATCAAAAATATGCAATGGAAATTATCAAGTACTTAATGTTTGAGTGGTTTTTTGACTTACCAGATCCTCCTCTGAAGTTGCTTCCTGGTCCTGGGCCAAAGTTTCCACCACCTCCACGTGAATCACCAAAGCCAAAATTacctgaaaatatttttaaaatttaccttatataattttaaaaaaaaataattaatgtaAATATAATGCAGCTCAAACATACCTCCCCGTCCACTCCTGGAGCTTTGAACTTCTTGCATTTCTTGCCTTGATAAAGCCTTTCTTACTTCTGCATTATGTCCATTGATTGTGTGGTATTTCTGTActgttaaaatataaaattttagagaaacaataaaaatctCAATTTAAATTTCAGAATAGTGACCAAGCTTATTAGCAAAACAAAATTTAATTGTAATCAGAAGATGTAATTCAACTGAATCACTGGTTACATCAAgtttgaaaagattttttttaataatggcaTATGAAGGATGAGTGTATCTCATCATTTCATTTTTATACATCTATTccctatattttaattttaaaaatattattcagtTCAAACTTCAGTAATTCTCATAAATAAGGTAGAAGGCAGTTTTGCTGCAGTAACTGTGAATTTCTTAGTATACTCCAGCATGCAGCCAATATTCCTAAGTTTCAGAGCTTTGCACATCAATTTGGATAACTTCAGCAATTTTTCAAAGTAGGGTGTCCTCTGCTTGCAATAATTTGTCTAATGACcattttgaaattacaacagtAATGAAGGTGACTTATAACTTGTTTTCACTTATAtcaagtgtcaaactcaatttcatgagGGCCGTATCACCATCATGGTTGCCCCCAAAGAGCcataggtgggtgtggccagatgTTCAGCCGGGTTGCTGTGActaagtgggcatggccagcttgacactgCTTCCTGGGTGTAGCTGACTCAAGACAATTTGGTGCCCCACAAGcctcccaaactgctggcagctaaaTACATGTGTGCACACACTGTATTCCAAGTTTGGGGATTTTTATCCAGAGGAAGGAGGGCCTTCTTCCAAGCCCAGGCATAATTGGCAGtatgtggataaaagaatggtgtGTGTGGTATGTGAGAGGTTGCGTGTGCAGTGTACCAAAGGAGACATTCTTCTCCCAATCCCAAATATTACTGGCTTTCCCTGTCCGCTGCCCTCTCCCAGCAAAAGGAAGATGCTGCTGCTATGTGTAGAAGTGCAAAGGAAAAGCTTTGCAGGAAGCAGTTTCCTGAGTCCAACTTCTGCTTTGACCGTTCTCTGGAGAGCAAGAGGTAGCGGTAGGGAAACGGTGCTCCTTAGCCCTAACACAAAGGAGGCTGGCCCTTCTTGAAAGGGAATCCCAATTTCAAATTATTGTGGTAAGGATGCTGGCTTGTTGGGGAGCTTTCCCTCACATAACTCCCCACCACTCATCATGCTCTCCAGAGATCCGTTAAGGCAGAACTTGGATTCGGAAGCAATGGTTTCCTGCAAACTTTCTTCTCTGCACTTCCACATACAGTAGTGTCATCCTCCACCTCCTGTGGGGACCAGGCAAGGCTGGGAGGGGAGATCTGGCAGCCTCCAGCAAAGGAAGGCAAGACCAGGGCAGGGCGAGTGCCAAAGCCCCGTCCACCAGGAGCTTTGCTGTCCCTCTCTCAGGCCACGTGGAGGACCCCAGTCTGGCCCTCAAGCTCCCAGGCCACCAGGATCccacagcccagcccagcccagctttCCCGAGCACTTACCTTGTCTTCAAGGTGGTGGCTGCTGTGCTCGCTCTTTGAATAGGTTGCTCATGCTGGGTGCAGGAGGGCAAACTGCATGGATCAGAGGGAGGCCCACTACCTCTCCATGTGATGAGATCCAGCTTTGTAAGCAAAGCATCCTCAGGGATagaatgggagaccaccaggaggcaCGGGCAAGGGGATGAGGACTTCCCTCACACCCTCCCTCCTACTCATTCCAATTTCCCTCCCTCCTACTCAttcccatctctccttccttccttcctgcccaaGATGAGCGGAGGGGGGGAAGGGGTAACAATGCTGCTGGTGGCCGTGgctttgcagtatccccatgaacATATAACCAACATTTGAATGATTGGCAACTGgaatgtacaggtaatcctcgatttaaAACTGCAAtcaagctcaaaatttctgttgctaagcaagattggGGTTCAGtaagttttgacccattttatgacttaTCGGTTGTTGAATGAATCAATTTAGTTGTTAAGCTAAAATCAATCTGGCTTTCTCGATTTTGCTTGACTGATTACAAACGGTGATCACATGACGGGGTCACATGAACCAGTTGATAAACATCCAAAATTGGATCATGACCATGGAGTTGTACTCCAGTAGTTAAGTGTGAAACAGGGCCATGGCAttcttttttcagtaccattgttactttgaatggtcactaagcaaatgcTCTACGTTGAGGATTACATGTATTTATCACAGCTACACTGTCTATATgatcatttgtaaccttcccaggaGACAAGCAAAAGTCAATAgtgaaagccagatttgcttgaTAACTAAATGATTAACTTAACGATTGCAATGATTCATTAGTAACTGTGGAAAAAAAggcataaaatgtggcaaaactcacttaacaaaatgCTTTCCTTAGCTACAAAATTTTTTGATCAATTATGGTCGCAAATCGAGAACTACCTCAATATCCAGTATGTCTGATATATCTTAATATTGGCCTAAAGTCACAAGCCAGTTTTCTACACTTTCCTGTTCTGAAGCAGGAATTTAATTTTTAACATCAATGTCCAGCAAAGCTCTATGTTTTTGTCAAGAAATTACCAAGTCTGGTATCACCCCATCAATTCTCCAAATTTTGAAGTATAGCCactttatcatttttattgaatgctaaccccccccctttAAAACTGTTTCTTCCCATTACTTGCCTGATTGTTACCAAGGTAACAAATTTGCTTTCAGACCAACTAATAACTAATAATTTTAACAATTTTAGTAATAATAAAATCCAATCTGACAATGGCtacaatacacacacaaacaatttaACTGCAATCTTAAGGTCTCACCCACATACCTATTTATTTCTGGATACTTACACACAATTTTATCCACAGGATCGTGGTCATCAAAAGTTACAAATCCAAAACCTCTCTTTTTGCCAGATTGTCTGTCTGTAATTATTTCAATTGTATCAATTTTTCCATATTCTGAAAAGTAGTCTTTGAGGTGATGTTCTTCAGTATCTTCTTTAATTCCAccaacaaataatttttttacagTAACATGAGCTCCAGGCTTCCCAGATTCCTTGAAAAAATAGTATAttgaaacttaaaaaaaaccctgactaTGCTAAGGTAAGGGCAGACATCATCTTTCTCCCTGGGGAGAATTAGTAGTGTTATAAATTAAGAGCTTCTGAGTAAAGGGAGGAACTTGAAACTGATTTACTACAttagggggtaggcaaagttgactcttctatgacatggacttcaactcccagaattcccgagctagcatgattgactcaggaattctgggagttgaaaaccacaagccatagaagagccaactttgcctacccctgtactacATTAACTGGAGCAAATCAGGAGTTTCATTAGTAAAGATCTGAAACACCATTTTCATTTCAATCATATAGAAAATGTTTCAATTTCAAAGTAGCCTTGCTTTAAGGTAAGACAGTGACAATTCTCGTTATATTTGAAAAATGCACACCTAAAATAATTCTTGCCCTCCGCTGCTCTAAAATACCATTATAAATTTCTTCCTATTATAATGGATTTGTCCCTTTGTCACGCatactatttttaacatattgttatttaattgaatattttatCATTTAAATTATGATACACAGATGCCTATTATTCTCTTATGAAGTAAATTATCCAGAGTTTAGAATCTAGCAACACCTGAAAAGCGTAAAAACACTGCCCCATTTATTACAAATGTTTCAAAACCACTGCCTTTATAGAAGAGTAGAAAAACATTTTGTAAGACTGTTCCACATCTCAAAACTTACCTCCCTGGCTACCGCCCTTTTTGGTTCAACTACTCTTCCATCAATTGAATGAGGTCTGGCAGCCATTGCTGCATCAACTTCAGCCATAGACGAAAATGTTACAAAGCCAAATCCTCGAGAACGTTTGCTTGCAGGATCTCTCATTACCTACAAGATGACAAATTTTAAACTATCTCCTTGAGTTACTGAAGTATTATTGTCTGTCAGGCATTCTAAACAATTATATATACTATTAATATatatgttttggctgaatttaaaaatttatttattcgatttttatgctgcccttttccttagactcacaacatgttaacaataacaccttttaacaaagccagcatattgcccccacaatccgggttctcattttacccacctcagaaggatggaaggctgagtcaaccttgagacggtgatgagatttgaactgttgacctacagatctacagtcagcttcaggggcctgcagtacagcactctacctgctgcgccaccccagctcactcCATATATTACATACTGATCAAAACCTTCCACAAATGAAACATAATTGATTCATCTTCAATAATATTGCGGAAATAAAAGTATTTAAAATGAAAAACTCAACAttgtagcagtgatggtgaagcttctTTGGTTTCATGAAAGTTGGGCCGCAGGTGTTTGTGTACCCATACCCATTCAATGTGCCCCCCCATATGCACATGATTCCCCCCGGCCACACGATACGTctgtttttcactcttcccaagcttcagagcctttctaggtacctggggagggcgaaaacatccTCCCCGGCAGAAAATGGTCTATTTGCCAAGTTCCAGTTTAACTTTTGCTCTCTCCAAGCTCCACAACAGGAAGGCCTTTTTCACCTTTCTCAAGCTCCTAGAAAGGACCAGAGCTCacatgcccactgatatggctctgcatgccacaggttcaGCATCACAGTAATATCTACCTTTTGAT
This genomic interval carries:
- the HNRNPA2B1 gene encoding heterogeneous nuclear ribonucleoproteins A2/B1 isoform X4; this encodes MPRGDRESDWREKEQFRKLFIGGLSFETTEESLRNYYEQWGKLTDCVVMRDPASKRSRGFGFVTFSSMAEVDAAMAARPHSIDGRVVEPKRAVAREESGKPGAHVTVKKLFVGGIKEDTEEHHLKDYFSEYGKIDTIEIITDRQSGKKRGFGFVTFDDHDPVDKIVLQKYHTINGHNAEVRKALSRQEMQEVQSSRSGRGGNFGFGDSRGGGGNFGPGPGSNFRGGSDSYGGGRGFGDGYNGYGGGPGGGNFGGSPGYGGGRGGYGGGGPGYGNQGGGYGGGYDNYGGGNYGGGNYNDFGNYNQQPSNYGPMKSGNFGGSRNMGGPYGGGNYGPGGSGGSGGYGGRSRY
- the HNRNPA2B1 gene encoding heterogeneous nuclear ribonucleoproteins A2/B1 isoform X2 produces the protein MPRGDRESDWVSEREKEQFRKLFIGGLSFETTEESLRNYYEQWGKLTDCVVMRDPASKRSRGFGFVTFSSMAEVDAAMAARPHSIDGRVVEPKRAVAREESGKPGAHVTVKKLFVGGIKEDTEEHHLKDYFSEYGKIDTIEIITDRQSGKKRGFGFVTFDDHDPVDKIVLQKYHTINGHNAEVRKALSRQEMQEVQSSRSGRGGNFGFGDSRGGGGNFGPGPGSNFRGGSDSYGGGRGFGDGYNGYGGGPGGGNFGGSPGYGGGRGGYGGGGPGYGNQGGGYGGGYDNYGGGNYGGGNYNDFGNYNQQPSNYGPMKSGNFGGSRNMGGPYGGGNYGPGGSGGSGGYGGRSRY
- the HNRNPA2B1 gene encoding heterogeneous nuclear ribonucleoproteins A2/B1 isoform X1 codes for the protein MPRGDRESDWVSEREKEQFRKLFIGGLSFETTEESLRNYYEQWGKLTDCVVMRDPASKRSRGFGFVTFSSMAEVDAAMAARPHSIDGRVVEPKRAVAREESGKPGAHVTVKKLFVGGIKEDTEEHHLKDYFSEYGKIDTIEIITDRQSGKKRGFGFVTFDDHDPVDKIVLQKYHTINGHNAEVRKALSRQEMQEVQSSRSGRGGNFGFGDSRGGGGNFGPGPGSNFRGGSDSYGGGRGFGDGYNGYGGGPGGGNFGGSPGYGGGRGGYGGGGPGYGNQGGGYGGGYDNYGGAGNYGGGNYNDFGNYNQQPSNYGPMKSGNFGGSRNMGGPYGGGNYGPGGSGGSGGYGGRSRY
- the HNRNPA2B1 gene encoding heterogeneous nuclear ribonucleoproteins A2/B1 isoform X3 — its product is MPRGDRESDWREKEQFRKLFIGGLSFETTEESLRNYYEQWGKLTDCVVMRDPASKRSRGFGFVTFSSMAEVDAAMAARPHSIDGRVVEPKRAVAREESGKPGAHVTVKKLFVGGIKEDTEEHHLKDYFSEYGKIDTIEIITDRQSGKKRGFGFVTFDDHDPVDKIVLQKYHTINGHNAEVRKALSRQEMQEVQSSRSGRGGNFGFGDSRGGGGNFGPGPGSNFRGGSDSYGGGRGFGDGYNGYGGGPGGGNFGGSPGYGGGRGGYGGGGPGYGNQGGGYGGGYDNYGGAGNYGGGNYNDFGNYNQQPSNYGPMKSGNFGGSRNMGGPYGGGNYGPGGSGGSGGYGGRSRY